The Wigglesworthia glossinidia endosymbiont of Glossina morsitans morsitans (Yale colony) genome has a window encoding:
- the rsmD gene encoding 16S rRNA (guanine(966)-N(2))-methyltransferase RsmD yields MNIKNLNKHKIRIIGGKWKNTKFLVPFITDLRPTLSSIRETLFNWLAPVVQGSLCLDCFSGTGILGSEALSRYAKFVFFIEKNLYLNLRLMKKLNDLHAKNFRVITTNILIWLKKPRFSFDIVFIDPPYLNINLVNYVVYFLEKNYFLKQKSWIYIEIDRSNSDPIVPKSWKIYRKKTTKRTSYYLYSRDL; encoded by the coding sequence ATGAACATAAAAAATTTAAATAAACATAAAATTCGTATTATTGGAGGAAAATGGAAAAATACAAAATTTTTAGTACCATTTATTACTGATTTGCGTCCTACTTTAAGTTCGATTCGAGAAACATTGTTTAATTGGCTTGCTCCTGTTGTTCAAGGATCTTTATGTTTAGATTGTTTTTCTGGTACCGGTATATTGGGTAGTGAAGCGTTGTCAAGATATGCCAAATTTGTTTTTTTTATAGAAAAAAATTTATATCTTAATCTAAGATTAATGAAAAAATTAAATGATTTACATGCAAAAAATTTTCGTGTTATCACGACGAATATTTTAATTTGGTTAAAAAAACCACGATTTTCTTTTGATATAGTTTTTATTGATCCTCCATATTTAAATATTAATTTAGTTAATTATGTAGTTTATTTTTTAGAAAAAAATTATTTTTTAAAGCAAAAATCGTGGATTTACATTGAAATAGATCGATCAAATTCAGATCCTATAGTTCCAAAAAGTTGGAAGATATATAGAAAAAAAACTACTAAACGTACTTCTTACTATCTATATAGTAGAGATCTTTGA
- the dnaQ gene encoding DNA polymerase III subunit epsilon produces the protein MQTQIDRQIVLDTETTGINKYGPHYYNHKIIEIGAIEIINRRFTNQCFHTYLKPNRPVDISAFKIHGISDEFLFDKPIFSNIALDFINFIKGSELIIHNANFDVGFINYELKLMQNNLQNIAEICTVTDTLKLARKIFPGKRNNLDALSERYGVNTAKRTMHGALLDAEILSHVYLSMTGGQICINFSKKMNANILRKNYKFFDKNHHKKTIKTSTPIIYANAEEIHAHKKYIQMIKNTNNFCLWDEK, from the coding sequence ATGCAAACTCAAATTGATAGACAAATTGTTTTAGATACTGAAACAACTGGAATCAATAAATATGGACCACATTATTATAATCATAAAATAATTGAGATTGGAGCAATAGAAATTATTAATCGTAGATTCACCAATCAATGTTTTCATACATATTTAAAACCCAATCGTCCCGTAGATATTTCTGCTTTTAAAATACATGGTATTAGTGATGAATTCTTATTTGATAAACCTATTTTTTCTAATATAGCTTTAGATTTTATTAATTTTATCAAAGGGTCGGAGTTAATAATTCATAATGCTAATTTTGATGTAGGATTTATAAATTACGAACTTAAATTAATGCAAAATAATCTTCAAAATATTGCAGAAATTTGCACTGTTACAGATACATTAAAATTAGCAAGAAAAATATTCCCCGGAAAACGTAACAATCTGGATGCATTATCCGAGAGATATGGTGTAAATACTGCAAAAAGAACTATGCATGGAGCATTATTAGATGCTGAAATCCTTTCTCATGTATATCTGTCAATGACAGGAGGGCAAATTTGCATAAATTTTTCAAAAAAAATGAATGCTAATATTTTACGAAAAAATTATAAATTTTTTGATAAAAATCATCATAAAAAAACAATAAAAACAAGCACTCCGATAATTTATGCAAATGCAGAAGAAATACATGCACATAAAAAATATATTCAAATGATAAAAAATACAAATAATTTTTGTTTATGGGATGAAAAATAA
- the rnhA gene encoding ribonuclease HI, whose amino-acid sequence MKKKIKIFTDGSCLGNPGPGGYGILIFGDGLYKEISNGYYFTTNNRMELLAAIIALESLEDIYNITLNTDSNYLRYGITKWIQFWKQNDWKTKRNKPVKNIDLWKQLDSLIKKHLVHWNWIKGHTNYTEHDRCDLLARLAAENPSTVDIKYRKC is encoded by the coding sequence ATGAAAAAGAAAATTAAAATATTTACAGATGGATCATGTTTAGGGAATCCTGGACCAGGAGGATATGGTATTTTAATATTTGGTGATGGATTATATAAAGAAATTAGTAATGGATATTATTTTACGACTAATAACAGAATGGAATTATTAGCAGCTATCATAGCTTTAGAATCATTAGAAGATATTTATAATATTACTTTGAATACAGACAGTAACTATTTAAGATATGGAATTACAAAATGGATCCAATTTTGGAAACAAAATGATTGGAAAACAAAAAGAAATAAACCTGTAAAAAATATTGATTTATGGAAACAACTTGATTCGCTTATAAAAAAACATCTTGTTCACTGGAATTGGATTAAAGGACATACAAATTACACAGAGCATGACAGGTGTGATTTATTAGCACGTCTTGCTGCTGAAAATCCTAGTACGGTAGATATAAAGTATCGAAAATGTTAA
- the ftsY gene encoding signal recognition particle-docking protein FtsY has translation MKNTNIEKKSNFLKQFNTKIFANIKSSLINSQKYFGKKLSNIFQSKQINETLFNEIETHLLSSDLGVQTTKKILDSLIIENKKKNIVCSNELYILLKKEILNILIKVQKPITFNKKMPFIILMVGVNGVGKTTTIVKMAYKYKSEGKKVVIVAGDTFRAGAIEQIKILGDKYDIPVIYDYYKSDAASIIFMAINYAKKNKIQILIIDTAGRLHNKINLMKELKKIVQVIKKLDFTAPHETMIAIDAHTGQNTINQVKIFNNIIDISGITLTKLDGTAKGGAIIGLANEFHIPIRYIGYGKHVQDLYQFQSSTFVEALFSQKK, from the coding sequence ATGAAAAATACAAATATAGAAAAAAAATCTAATTTTTTGAAACAATTTAATACTAAAATTTTTGCCAATATAAAATCAAGCTTAATTAACAGCCAAAAATATTTTGGCAAAAAATTGTCTAACATTTTTCAATCTAAACAAATAAATGAAACATTATTTAATGAAATTGAAACACATTTGTTAAGTTCTGATTTAGGAGTACAAACTACAAAAAAAATTCTTGATAGTTTAATAATCGAAAATAAAAAAAAAAATATTGTATGTTCTAATGAATTATATATTTTACTTAAAAAAGAAATTTTGAATATTCTAATTAAAGTGCAAAAACCAATTACTTTTAACAAAAAAATGCCATTTATTATTTTAATGGTAGGCGTAAATGGTGTAGGAAAAACTACTACTATTGTAAAAATGGCATATAAATACAAGTCAGAAGGAAAAAAAGTAGTAATAGTAGCAGGAGATACATTTCGTGCTGGAGCCATAGAACAAATAAAAATATTAGGAGATAAATACGATATTCCAGTAATTTATGATTATTATAAATCTGATGCGGCTTCAATAATATTTATGGCAATTAATTATGCCAAAAAAAATAAAATTCAAATTTTAATTATAGATACTGCAGGAAGATTACATAATAAAATTAATTTAATGAAAGAACTTAAAAAAATAGTACAAGTTATTAAAAAATTAGATTTTACAGCTCCGCATGAAACTATGATCGCTATTGATGCACATACCGGTCAAAATACTATAAATCAGGTAAAAATTTTTAACAACATTATCGATATTAGCGGAATTACATTAACAAAATTAGACGGTACTGCAAAAGGTGGAGCAATTATTGGATTAGCGAATGAATTTCATATTCCTATTCGTTATATTGGATATGGCAAACATGTTCAAGATTTATACCAATTTCAATCTAGTACATTTGTAGAAGCATTATTTTCTCAAAAAAAATAA
- the gloB gene encoding hydroxyacylglutathione hydrolase, which yields MYLTKIESNKDNYIWILYNEKKECLIIDPGEYSSVYKLCVKKNFIPIAILLTHHHYDHVDGVQKLKDIFQIPVYGPKETIYNGTTKIVKEGDKLFLLNQIFQVFNLPGHTLGHIGFYTTPWFFSGDTLFSAGCGRLFEGNAYDMYLSIKKINKMPPNTLICAGHEYTLQNLNFALSILPENAALLLYKKHVEMLRLHKKPTVPSILYLERQINIFLNPYNFNFQGKLKSLLLEEEWYIFKTLREMKNNF from the coding sequence ATGTATCTTACTAAGATTGAATCAAATAAAGATAACTATATTTGGATTTTATATAATGAAAAAAAAGAATGTTTAATTATTGATCCAGGAGAATATAGTTCTGTATATAAGTTATGTGTAAAAAAAAATTTTATACCAATCGCAATATTATTAACGCATCATCATTACGATCATGTTGATGGCGTACAAAAATTGAAAGATATTTTTCAAATTCCTGTATATGGCCCTAAAGAAACAATCTATAACGGTACTACTAAAATAGTAAAAGAAGGAGATAAGTTATTTTTATTAAATCAAATATTTCAGGTATTTAATCTTCCCGGACACACTTTAGGTCATATAGGATTTTATACTACCCCATGGTTTTTTTCTGGTGACACTTTATTTTCTGCAGGATGTGGAAGATTATTTGAAGGAAATGCTTATGATATGTATCTATCAATTAAAAAAATAAATAAGATGCCTCCAAATACACTAATTTGTGCAGGACACGAATATACTTTGCAAAATTTGAATTTTGCGCTTAGTATATTACCTGAAAATGCTGCATTGCTACTTTATAAAAAACATGTCGAAATGCTACGTTTGCATAAAAAACCCACTGTGCCGTCTATATTATATTTAGAACGTCAAATTAACATCTTTTTAAATCCTTACAATTTCAATTTTCAAGGCAAGCTAAAATCTTTATTACTAGAAGAAGAATGGTATATTTTTAAAACTCTTAGAGAAATGAAAAATAATTTTTGA